A window of Flavobacterium psychrophilum genomic DNA:
TCTCAGTATTGAAGCTGTTATTTTGTTTCGGAAGAAGCTTTTCTTTAAGAGCTATGGAAATATGTTTATTTTAGGTGTTTCCTTATGGATCTTGTTAGGCCTTTTGTAAACAAATATTTTCTGATGAAATGTTTTAGATGCACTCGGTTATGAGTCGTAACTTTGTTATTGTAACAATTAAAGCTATCTATGAAAAAAATAGGATTTTTATCGTTTGGGCATTGGTCCGATCATCCTTCCTATCAAACCCGTACAGCGGGCGATACGCTGCTTCAGTCTATCGATTTGGCTGTTGCTGCAGAAGAGATTGGTTTGGACGGCGCATATTTTCGTGTACATCATTTTGCGCGGCAGCTGGCATCGCCTTTTCCTTTGCTTTCAGCTATAGGTGCTAAAACGCAAAAGATAGAGATTGGAACAGGAGTGATTGATATGCGGTATGAGAACCCTCTGTACATGGTTGAAGATGCCGGCGCTGCCGACCTGATTTCCGGAGGGCGTTTACAACTAGGAATAAGCAGAGGATCGCCAGAGCAGGTAATCGATGGCTACCGCCACTTTGGTTATGTGCCTGCAGATGGCGAAACAGATGCAAATATGGGACGCAAAAAGGCTCTGGAGTTTTTGGATAGGCTGAAAGGTGAAGGATTTGCACAACCAAACCCAAACCCCATGTTTCCAAACCCACCGGGTTTATTACGTCTTGAGCCGCATTCTGAAGGTTTGAGAAATCGTATATGGTGGGGAGCAGCATCTAATGCT
This region includes:
- a CDS encoding alkane 1-monooxygenase, whose translation is MKKIGFLSFGHWSDHPSYQTRTAGDTLLQSIDLAVAAEEIGLDGAYFRVHHFARQLASPFPLLSAIGAKTQKIEIGTGVIDMRYENPLYMVEDAGAADLISGGRLQLGISRGSPEQVIDGYRHFGYVPADGETDANMGRKKALEFLDRLKGEGFAQPNPNPMFPNPPGLLRLEPHSEGLRNRIWWGAASNATAIWAAENGMHLQSSTLKYDENGKPFHIQQAEQIRLYKEAWKKAGHLHEPRVSVSRSIFALVTDQDRYYFGQQGRGSDSFGYIESDQRAIFGKSYAAEPDKLIAELDQDEAVKEADTVLLTIPNTLGVNYNIHVLSAILEHIAPALGWR